One genomic region from Leifsonia poae encodes:
- a CDS encoding dihydrolipoamide acetyltransferase family protein, protein MSDSKFLLPDVGEGLTEAEIVSWKVAPGDPVAVNQVIVEIETAKSLVELPSPFEGVVGELLVEEGQTVEVGTPIILVSSAGGDEPAPEPVSEVQEAAADAASSVSHESETAPAAEKPLVGYGASAHGASRRRRVTHPGTSSIPVASAPVASAPVASAVPAGVSNATVSVASASDATAAAPTAGLAVRHEVPGVPSVPVIAKPPIRKLAKDLGVDLAAVTATGPIGDITRDDVLREATQVSVFRNIQTPEWPNDREDRIPVKGVRKAIANAMTSSAFSAPHVSLFVDVDATRTMEFVKRLKNSPDFAGVKVSPLLIMAKAIIWAVRRNPMVNSSWTDEEIIVRHYVNLGIAAATPRGLIVPNVKEAQDMSLLDLAGALEQLTLTARDGKTPPADMAGGTITITNIGVFGMDTGTPILNPGEVGIVALGTIKQKPWVVDGEVRPRFVTTLGASFDHRVVDGDVASRFLADVASIIEEPALLLD, encoded by the coding sequence ATGAGCGATTCGAAGTTCCTCCTCCCCGACGTCGGCGAGGGTCTCACCGAAGCCGAGATCGTCTCGTGGAAGGTCGCCCCGGGTGACCCGGTGGCGGTGAACCAGGTGATCGTGGAGATCGAGACGGCCAAGTCGCTCGTCGAGCTGCCGTCACCGTTCGAGGGGGTCGTCGGCGAGCTGCTCGTGGAAGAGGGGCAGACCGTCGAGGTGGGTACGCCGATCATCCTGGTGTCGAGCGCCGGCGGAGACGAACCCGCCCCCGAGCCGGTGAGCGAGGTGCAGGAGGCGGCCGCCGATGCGGCGTCGAGTGTCTCACACGAATCGGAGACGGCACCCGCAGCCGAGAAACCTCTGGTGGGCTACGGTGCGAGCGCGCACGGCGCGAGCCGTCGCCGCCGGGTGACGCATCCCGGCACCAGCTCGATCCCGGTGGCGTCGGCTCCGGTGGCGTCGGCTCCGGTCGCGTCGGCAGTTCCGGCCGGGGTTTCGAACGCGACGGTATCGGTGGCGTCGGCTTCGGATGCGACAGCCGCGGCCCCGACGGCGGGCCTCGCGGTGCGGCACGAGGTGCCCGGGGTGCCGAGCGTTCCCGTGATCGCCAAGCCGCCCATCCGCAAGCTGGCGAAAGACCTCGGCGTCGACCTCGCCGCGGTGACCGCCACCGGGCCGATCGGCGACATCACCCGCGACGATGTGCTGCGCGAGGCCACTCAGGTGAGCGTGTTCCGCAACATCCAGACGCCGGAGTGGCCGAACGACCGTGAAGACCGCATTCCGGTCAAGGGTGTGCGCAAGGCGATCGCGAACGCGATGACCTCGAGTGCGTTCAGCGCCCCGCACGTGAGCCTGTTCGTCGATGTGGATGCCACTCGCACCATGGAGTTCGTCAAACGGCTCAAGAACTCCCCCGACTTCGCCGGAGTGAAAGTGTCGCCGCTTCTCATCATGGCGAAGGCGATCATCTGGGCGGTGCGGCGCAATCCGATGGTGAACTCGTCGTGGACCGATGAGGAGATCATCGTGCGCCACTACGTGAACCTGGGCATCGCCGCCGCCACCCCGCGCGGCCTCATCGTGCCGAATGTGAAGGAAGCGCAGGACATGTCACTGCTCGACCTGGCCGGGGCGCTGGAACAGCTCACCCTCACGGCGCGCGACGGCAAGACTCCCCCGGCCGATATGGCCGGCGGCACCATCACGATCACCAACATCGGGGTGTTCGGGATGGACACGGGCACGCCCATCCTGAACCCGGGCGAGGTGGGCATCGTCGCGCTCGGCACGATCAAACAGAAACCGTGGGTTGTCGACGGAGAGGTGCGGCCGCGGTTCGTCACGACGCTCGGTGCCTCCTTCGACCACCGGGTGGTGGACGGGGATGTCGCCTCCCGCTTCCTCGCCGACGTCGCCTCCATCATCGAGGAGCCCGCCCTCCTGCTCGACTGA
- a CDS encoding thiamine pyrophosphate-dependent dehydrogenase E1 component subunit alpha, whose protein sequence is MPATNENQSPADTVQLLTADGRFQPSDAAAEYVPYLERLTESDYRRFYRDMVVVRKFDHESANLQRQGQLALWVPSHGQEAAQVGSAHATRAQDHLFPSYREHVVGMIRGLDPVNILRMLRGVTLGGWDPAENGNFHLYSLVLGSQSLHSTGYAMGIQLDGKAGTGNPEKDEAVIVYFGDGASSQGDVSEALVFAASYRTPQVFFLQNNQWAISVPVERQSRTPLYLRGSGFGIPGTRVDGNDVLASFAVTAKWMDDARAGYGPALIEALTYRVGAHTTADDPTKYRTEEELQSWIARDPIARYRTYLADVGVGESFFASVDEEAADLAADVRRRLLEVTAPPMDVIFDHVYSEPHPLVAEQKEWAQRYEASFDEERA, encoded by the coding sequence GTGCCTGCCACGAACGAGAATCAGAGCCCGGCCGATACGGTGCAGCTCCTGACGGCCGACGGCCGATTCCAGCCGAGCGACGCCGCAGCGGAGTACGTGCCCTACCTGGAGCGGCTCACCGAGAGCGACTACCGACGGTTCTACCGGGACATGGTCGTCGTGCGTAAATTCGACCACGAGTCGGCGAACCTGCAACGGCAGGGGCAGCTGGCCCTCTGGGTGCCGAGCCACGGGCAGGAGGCGGCCCAGGTGGGCTCCGCCCACGCCACCCGCGCGCAGGACCACCTGTTCCCGTCGTACCGGGAGCATGTCGTCGGCATGATCCGCGGGCTCGACCCCGTCAACATCCTGCGGATGCTCCGCGGTGTGACGTTGGGCGGATGGGATCCGGCGGAGAACGGCAACTTCCACCTCTACTCCCTGGTTCTCGGCTCGCAGAGCCTGCACTCCACGGGATACGCCATGGGCATCCAGCTCGACGGCAAAGCCGGAACCGGCAACCCCGAGAAAGATGAAGCGGTCATCGTCTACTTCGGTGACGGCGCGTCGTCGCAGGGCGATGTGAGCGAGGCGCTCGTGTTCGCGGCGAGCTATCGCACACCCCAGGTCTTCTTCCTGCAGAACAACCAATGGGCCATCTCGGTGCCGGTCGAGCGCCAGTCGCGCACCCCGCTCTATCTGCGCGGGAGCGGGTTCGGAATTCCGGGAACGCGGGTGGACGGCAATGACGTTCTCGCCAGCTTCGCGGTGACCGCCAAATGGATGGATGACGCCCGCGCCGGCTACGGACCCGCACTGATCGAAGCGCTCACCTATCGGGTCGGCGCGCACACCACGGCGGACGACCCCACCAAGTACCGCACCGAAGAAGAGCTGCAGTCGTGGATCGCCCGCGACCCGATCGCCCGCTACCGCACCTATCTGGCCGACGTCGGGGTGGGCGAATCGTTCTTCGCCTCCGTCGACGAGGAGGCCGCCGACCTGGCCGCCGATGTGCGCCGACGCCTCCTCGAGGTCACCGCGCCGCCCATGGACGTGATCTTCGACCATGTGTATTCGGAACCTCATCCACTGGTGGCCGAACAGAAGGAGTGGGCGCAGCGGTATGAGGCATCCTTCGATGAGGAGCGCGCATGA
- a CDS encoding alpha-ketoacid dehydrogenase subunit beta yields MVSLPFGKAINKGLHDALANDPKVLLMGEDIGPLGGVYRVTEGLHAEFGPQRVLDTPLAESGILGTAIGLAMRGYRPVCEIQFDGFIFPAFDQITTQLARMRNRHEGRVTMPIVIRVPYGGHIGSIEHHSESPEAYFAHTPGLRVVSPSNPNDAYWMIQEAIASDDPVLFFEPKSRYFIKGEVDLTGSASPLHSARVARPGTDVTVVAHGAMVSTLLHAADLAAEEGISLEVIDLRSISPLDYAPIIDSVRKTGRLVVVQEAAGNASVGSEIAATVAERAFYSLEAPVIRVSGFDTPYPPSKVEGMYLPDADRVLEAVDRSLAY; encoded by the coding sequence ATCGTCTCCCTGCCGTTCGGAAAGGCCATCAACAAGGGTCTGCACGACGCGCTCGCGAACGACCCGAAGGTTCTGCTCATGGGTGAGGACATCGGCCCGCTCGGCGGGGTCTACCGGGTGACCGAGGGTCTGCACGCCGAATTCGGACCGCAGCGGGTGCTCGACACTCCCCTGGCCGAGTCGGGCATCCTCGGCACGGCGATCGGGCTCGCGATGCGCGGCTACCGGCCGGTCTGCGAGATCCAATTCGACGGGTTCATCTTCCCCGCGTTCGACCAGATCACCACCCAGCTGGCGCGGATGCGCAACCGCCATGAGGGACGGGTGACGATGCCGATCGTCATCCGCGTGCCGTACGGCGGTCACATCGGGTCGATCGAGCACCACTCGGAGAGCCCGGAAGCCTACTTCGCGCACACCCCCGGCCTGCGCGTGGTCAGCCCGAGCAACCCCAACGACGCCTACTGGATGATCCAGGAGGCCATCGCTTCCGACGACCCGGTGCTGTTCTTCGAGCCGAAGAGCCGCTACTTCATCAAAGGCGAGGTGGACCTCACCGGGAGCGCGTCCCCGCTCCACTCCGCGAGGGTGGCGCGTCCGGGCACCGATGTGACAGTGGTGGCGCACGGCGCGATGGTCTCGACCCTGCTGCACGCGGCCGATCTGGCGGCCGAAGAGGGCATCAGCCTGGAGGTCATCGACCTGCGCTCGATCTCGCCGCTCGACTACGCACCGATCATTGATTCCGTGCGCAAGACCGGCCGTCTCGTCGTCGTGCAGGAGGCGGCGGGCAACGCGAGCGTCGGATCCGAGATCGCAGCCACGGTCGCCGAACGCGCCTTCTACTCGCTCGAAGCCCCTGTGATCCGGGTCTCGGGATTCGACACCCCCTATCCGCCCTCGAAGGTGGAGGGGATGTACCTCCCCGACGCCGACCGCGTGCTCGAAGCCGTGGATCGCAGCCTCGCCTATTGA